Proteins from a single region of Paraburkholderia sp. PGU19:
- a CDS encoding RidA family protein — MKKRSLLPAGWVKPKGYANGVAVTGTQVYIAGQIGWNEEARMTSERFAEQAVQALRNVLAVLREAGGQPEHLVRMTWYVTDKREYLASLKEIGQAFRELIGDYDIAMSAVQVVALIEDDAKVEIEATAVITD; from the coding sequence ATGAAAAAACGATCGCTTCTGCCCGCAGGCTGGGTCAAGCCGAAGGGCTATGCCAATGGTGTCGCGGTGACTGGCACACAGGTGTATATCGCGGGGCAGATCGGCTGGAACGAAGAAGCGCGCATGACGAGCGAGCGCTTCGCCGAACAGGCCGTGCAGGCGCTGCGCAACGTGCTCGCGGTACTGCGCGAAGCAGGCGGACAGCCCGAGCACCTCGTGCGCATGACGTGGTACGTCACCGACAAGCGCGAGTACCTCGCGTCGCTCAAGGAGATCGGCCAGGCGTTCCGCGAACTGATCGGCGATTACGACATCGCGATGAGCGCCGTGCAGGTCGTCGCGCTGATCGAGGACGACGCCAAGGTGGAAATCGAAGCAACGGCCGTGATTACCGACTAG
- a CDS encoding thioesterase family protein, with protein sequence MNTTFDMPMRIRFAHCDPAGIVYFPQYLVMTNMLVEEWFNERLAIDYAHMIQTRRVGLPIVKLECEFSKPSRMGETITLSLDVTRIGRRSVGIAIVARCAEEVRFRAAQVLVTTSLESGQSIDIPDDIAAALAAFAPHAVQSEEQRS encoded by the coding sequence ATGAACACAACGTTCGACATGCCCATGCGCATCCGGTTCGCGCATTGCGATCCGGCTGGCATCGTCTACTTTCCGCAGTATCTGGTGATGACGAACATGCTCGTCGAAGAGTGGTTCAACGAGCGTCTCGCCATCGACTACGCGCACATGATCCAGACGCGCCGCGTCGGCCTGCCTATCGTGAAGCTCGAATGCGAGTTTTCGAAGCCGAGCCGCATGGGCGAAACGATCACGCTTTCGCTGGACGTCACGCGCATCGGACGCCGTTCGGTCGGCATCGCGATCGTCGCCCGTTGCGCGGAAGAAGTGCGCTTTCGCGCGGCGCAAGTGCTTGTGACGACATCGCTTGAAAGCGGCCAGTCGATCGACATTCCCGACGATATCGCCGCCGCGCTCGCGGCATTCGCGCCGCACGCCGTTCAATCCGAGGAGCAACGCTCATGA
- a CDS encoding acyl-CoA dehydrogenase family protein yields the protein MKPKDPHGALAWPFFEARHRELADGIESWAAQHLAHVPHDDTDTTCRQLVRALGEAGWLKYGVGGTQYGGHGDTIDTRAVCLLRETLAKHDGLADFALAMQGLGSGAITLAGTHEQKSRYLPRVAKGEAIAAFALSEPEAGSDVAAMALQARAEGDSYVLDGDKTWISNGGIADFYVVFARTGEAPGARGISAFIVDADTPGLQVAERIDVIAPHPLARLHFANARVPRSQMLGAPGEGFKIAMRTLDIFRTSVAAASLGFARRALQEGLERAASRKMFGQTLGDFQLTQTKLAQMALTIDSSALLVYRAAWLRDQGESVTREAAMAKWHASEGAQQVIDAAVQLWGGMGVQSGTTVERLYREIRALRIYEGATEVQQLIVGRDLLKAHAAAQQDRES from the coding sequence GTGAAGCCGAAAGATCCGCACGGCGCGTTGGCGTGGCCGTTCTTCGAAGCGCGTCATCGCGAACTGGCTGATGGAATAGAAAGCTGGGCCGCGCAGCATCTCGCGCATGTGCCGCATGACGATACCGACACGACGTGCCGTCAACTCGTGCGCGCATTGGGCGAAGCGGGCTGGTTGAAGTATGGCGTCGGCGGCACGCAATACGGCGGACATGGCGACACGATCGACACACGCGCCGTGTGTCTTCTGCGCGAGACGCTTGCGAAACACGACGGCCTCGCGGACTTCGCGCTCGCCATGCAAGGCCTCGGTTCGGGTGCAATCACGCTGGCGGGTACGCATGAACAGAAATCGCGCTATTTGCCGCGCGTCGCAAAGGGCGAAGCCATCGCAGCGTTCGCGCTATCAGAACCTGAAGCGGGTTCCGATGTTGCGGCAATGGCCTTGCAGGCGCGCGCGGAAGGCGACAGCTACGTGCTCGACGGCGACAAGACGTGGATCTCGAACGGCGGCATCGCCGACTTCTACGTCGTGTTCGCAAGAACGGGCGAGGCACCCGGCGCGCGCGGTATCAGCGCATTCATTGTCGATGCCGATACACCCGGTTTGCAGGTCGCCGAACGCATCGACGTGATCGCGCCGCATCCGCTTGCGCGTCTGCATTTCGCCAACGCGCGCGTGCCGCGAAGCCAGATGCTCGGCGCGCCCGGTGAAGGCTTCAAGATCGCGATGCGCACGCTCGATATCTTCCGCACGTCGGTCGCAGCGGCGTCGTTGGGCTTTGCGCGGCGTGCGTTGCAGGAAGGCCTGGAACGCGCCGCGTCGCGCAAGATGTTCGGCCAGACGCTCGGCGATTTTCAGTTGACGCAGACCAAACTCGCGCAAATGGCGTTGACCATCGACAGCAGCGCGCTGCTCGTCTATCGCGCCGCTTGGCTGCGCGACCAGGGCGAGAGCGTCACGCGCGAAGCCGCGATGGCGAAATGGCACGCGAGCGAAGGCGCGCAACAGGTGATCGATGCCGCCGTGCAATTGTGGGGCGGCATGGGCGTGCAAAGCGGCACGACAGTCGAAAGGCTTTATCGCGAGATTCGCGCGCTGCGCATCTATGAAGGCGCGACGGAAGTGCAGCAACTGATCGTCGGACGCGATCTGCTCAAGGCGCACGCGGCTGCGCAGCAGGACCGCGAATCATGA
- a CDS encoding enoyl-CoA hydratase family protein encodes MTRSAAEALLAGNRIALAAYEAQHFGWSVNAGVATIMLNRPERKNPLTFESYAELRDLFRQLAYATDVKVVVMHGAGDNFCSGGDVHDIIAPLIDLPMPELLLFTRMTGDLVKAMRHCPQPVIAAVDGVCAGAGAILAMASDMRLGTVRSKLAFLFTRVGLAGCDMGACSILPRIIGQGRASELLYTGRSASGEEGYAWGFYNRLCAPEALLDEASKLAADLAAGPTFAHGVTKKMLHQEWSMSIDEAIESEAQAQAICMTTRDFERAYRAFAAKSRPVFEGD; translated from the coding sequence ATGACCCGTTCCGCTGCCGAAGCCCTGCTGGCCGGCAATCGCATCGCGCTCGCCGCGTATGAGGCGCAGCACTTTGGCTGGTCCGTCAACGCGGGCGTCGCGACGATCATGCTGAACCGCCCCGAGCGCAAGAACCCGCTGACGTTCGAATCGTACGCGGAGTTGCGCGATCTGTTCCGGCAACTCGCCTATGCAACCGACGTGAAGGTCGTCGTGATGCACGGCGCGGGCGACAACTTCTGCTCGGGCGGCGACGTGCACGACATCATCGCGCCGCTGATCGATCTGCCGATGCCCGAACTGCTGCTCTTCACGCGCATGACCGGCGATCTCGTGAAAGCGATGCGGCATTGTCCGCAACCGGTCATCGCGGCCGTCGACGGCGTGTGCGCAGGCGCGGGCGCGATTCTCGCGATGGCCTCCGACATGCGCCTCGGCACCGTGCGCAGCAAGCTCGCGTTTCTGTTCACGCGTGTGGGCCTTGCCGGTTGCGACATGGGCGCGTGCTCGATCCTGCCGCGCATCATCGGCCAGGGGCGCGCATCCGAACTGCTGTATACGGGGCGCTCCGCGAGCGGCGAAGAAGGCTACGCGTGGGGCTTCTACAACCGCCTGTGCGCGCCGGAAGCGCTGCTCGACGAAGCATCGAAACTCGCCGCCGATCTCGCCGCCGGCCCGACGTTCGCGCACGGCGTCACGAAGAAGATGCTGCACCAGGAATGGAGTATGAGCATCGACGAAGCGATCGAATCCGAAGCGCAGGCACAGGCCATCTGCATGACGACGCGCGATTTCGAGCGTGCGTATCGCGCGTTCGCGGCGAAGTCGCGTCCCGTGTTCGAAGGAGACTGA
- a CDS encoding MarR family transcriptional regulator gives MSNIAKKKTTDTAETKLARKGIAKPAENVVDMEMSTGADSHMGLRLWLRMLTTTNLVQAELRKRLRNEFDTTLPRFDLMAQLERHPEGLKMTELSRRLMVTGGNITGITDQLEKEGLVARDTDPNDRRSISVRLTPEGRALFDKMAVAHEQWVVEMFGGLDLDEKSHTHQKLGKLKQHLLNTIKS, from the coding sequence ATGAGCAACATTGCAAAGAAGAAGACCACTGACACCGCCGAAACCAAACTGGCGCGCAAAGGCATTGCGAAACCCGCGGAGAACGTCGTGGACATGGAAATGAGCACGGGCGCGGATAGCCACATGGGTTTGCGCCTGTGGCTGCGCATGCTGACGACGACCAACCTCGTGCAAGCGGAATTGCGCAAGCGTCTGCGCAACGAGTTCGACACGACGCTGCCGCGCTTCGATCTGATGGCGCAACTGGAGCGTCATCCCGAAGGCCTGAAGATGACGGAACTGTCGCGGAGGTTGATGGTGACGGGCGGCAATATCACCGGAATTACAGATCAACTGGAAAAAGAAGGGCTCGTCGCGCGCGACACCGATCCGAACGACCGCCGTTCGATCAGCGTGCGTCTCACGCCTGAAGGCCGCGCGCTGTTCGACAAAATGGCCGTCGCGCACGAGCAATGGGTCGTCGAAATGTTCGGCGGCCTCGATCTTGATGAGAAATCGCACACGCATCAGAAGCTCGGCAAGCTCAAGCAGCATCTGCTGAACACGATCAAGAGCTGA
- a CDS encoding SDR family NAD(P)-dependent oxidoreductase, producing MNSTLAGKHAVVTGGGSGIGAATAEALVRAGARVTLMGRDAQRLAAQRETLSAYGEIAACISVDVCDETAVNKAFSEASSIAGAVDVLVNNAGQAQAAPFAHTDTALWQRMLDVNLTGVFLCTRAVLPSMLDRGFGRIVNVASTAGQIGYAYVAAYCAAKHGVIGLTRSLALEVATKGVTVNAVCPGYTETELLRASLDQITAKTSRSEQETRGILVRNNPQRRFVAPAEVANAVLWLCMPGSESITGQSVSVSGGEVT from the coding sequence ATGAACAGCACCCTTGCGGGAAAGCACGCTGTCGTGACGGGCGGCGGCAGCGGCATCGGCGCGGCGACGGCAGAAGCGCTGGTTCGCGCTGGCGCGCGCGTCACGCTGATGGGCCGCGACGCGCAACGTCTTGCCGCGCAGCGCGAAACCTTGAGCGCGTATGGCGAGATCGCGGCCTGCATCAGCGTCGACGTGTGCGACGAAACCGCTGTAAACAAGGCGTTTTCTGAAGCATCGTCGATTGCGGGCGCTGTCGATGTGCTCGTCAACAACGCCGGCCAGGCGCAAGCCGCACCCTTCGCGCACACGGATACGGCGCTGTGGCAACGCATGCTCGACGTCAACCTGACGGGCGTGTTTCTCTGCACGCGCGCCGTGTTGCCTTCGATGCTCGATCGCGGCTTTGGCCGCATCGTCAACGTCGCGAGCACGGCAGGACAGATCGGTTACGCGTACGTCGCCGCTTACTGCGCGGCCAAGCATGGCGTGATCGGCCTCACGCGCTCGCTCGCGCTCGAAGTCGCGACGAAAGGCGTCACCGTCAACGCCGTCTGTCCCGGCTATACGGAAACGGAACTGCTGCGCGCGTCGCTCGACCAGATCACCGCGAAGACTTCACGCAGCGAACAGGAAACACGCGGCATTCTCGTGCGCAACAACCCGCAGCGCCGCTTCGTCGCGCCCGCCGAAGTCGCGAATGCCGTGCTGTGGCTGTGCATGCCCGGCTCCGAATCCATCACAGGTCAATCTGTTTCCGTTTCAGGCGGAGAAGTCACATGA
- a CDS encoding bifunctional salicylyl-CoA 5-hydroxylase/oxidoreductase, whose amino-acid sequence MRIVCIGGGPAGLYFGLLMKHRHPAHEVVIVERNRPYDTFGWGVVFSDQTLGNLRAADAKSAEMILDAFNHWDDIEINFRGAKVRSSGHGFCGIGRKRLLNILQARCEELGVKLVFETQVTNDDDYDADLIIASDGLNSAIRQKYASTYQPDIDMRDCRFVWLGTNKLFDAFTFAFEKTEWGWFQAHAYRFDDQTSTFIVETPERVWRAAGLDEMSKEDSIAFCERLFAKYLDGHPLMSNASHLRGSSQWIRFPRVVNREWAHWKTGADGKRIPVVLMGDAAHTAHFSIGSGTKLALEDAIELANSIDAHPHDLAAALAHYTEVRSVDVLRIQNAARNSTEWFEHVDRYTAFEPEQFAYSLLTRSQRISHENLRERDAGYLSSFEDWLAARAGIERAPEKHSVPPMFTPFKLRGVTLKNRVVVSPMAQYSAVDGIAGDYHLMHLGARAMGGAALVMTEMTCVSPEARITPGCPGMYAPEHLAAWRRIVQFVHGQSDAKIGMQLGHAGAKASTRVSWEGIDQPLPDDNWPLVSASPQQYLAGVSQWSREATHAELREIETQFVRATEMAAEAGFDWLELHCAHGYFLSSFLSPLTNHRTDEYGGSLANRLRYPLEVFAAMRKVWPQDKPMSVRISAHDWVDGGTTPDDAVEIARAFKAAGADMIDVSSGQVSKEEKPVFGRMFQTPFADRIRNEAGIATIAVGAISEADHVNSIIAAGRADLCAVARPHLANPSWTLNEAAKIGYFDVNWPKQYTAAKSQLERNYERERAQAAENARLSPIERAQRAEGTV is encoded by the coding sequence ATGCGCATTGTCTGTATCGGCGGCGGCCCGGCTGGGCTGTATTTCGGGTTGTTGATGAAGCACCGGCATCCGGCGCACGAAGTGGTCATCGTCGAGCGCAACCGGCCGTACGACACCTTCGGCTGGGGCGTCGTGTTCTCCGACCAGACCTTGGGCAATCTGCGCGCCGCCGACGCCAAAAGCGCCGAGATGATCCTCGACGCGTTCAACCACTGGGACGACATCGAAATCAACTTTCGCGGCGCGAAAGTACGCTCCTCGGGGCATGGCTTTTGCGGTATCGGCCGCAAGCGCCTGCTGAACATCCTGCAGGCGCGTTGCGAAGAACTCGGCGTAAAGCTGGTCTTCGAAACCCAGGTCACGAACGACGACGACTACGACGCCGACCTCATCATCGCCAGCGACGGCCTGAACAGCGCCATCCGCCAGAAATACGCGTCGACCTATCAACCCGACATCGACATGCGCGACTGTCGCTTCGTGTGGCTCGGCACGAACAAGCTCTTCGACGCCTTCACGTTCGCCTTCGAAAAAACCGAATGGGGCTGGTTCCAGGCGCATGCGTACCGCTTCGACGACCAGACGTCGACGTTCATCGTCGAAACGCCTGAGCGCGTGTGGCGCGCGGCCGGACTCGACGAAATGAGCAAGGAAGACAGCATCGCGTTCTGCGAGCGGCTCTTTGCGAAGTACCTCGACGGCCATCCGCTGATGTCGAACGCGAGCCATCTGCGCGGCTCGTCGCAATGGATCCGCTTTCCGCGTGTCGTCAATCGCGAATGGGCGCACTGGAAAACAGGCGCCGACGGCAAACGCATACCCGTCGTGCTGATGGGCGACGCCGCGCACACCGCGCATTTTTCGATCGGCTCCGGCACCAAGCTCGCACTCGAAGACGCGATCGAACTCGCGAACAGCATCGACGCGCATCCGCACGATCTCGCCGCCGCACTCGCGCACTACACGGAAGTGCGCAGCGTAGACGTGCTGCGCATCCAGAACGCCGCGCGCAATTCGACGGAATGGTTCGAACATGTCGACCGTTACACCGCTTTCGAGCCGGAGCAGTTCGCGTATTCACTGCTGACGCGCTCGCAGCGCATTTCGCACGAGAACCTGCGCGAGCGCGATGCCGGCTATCTCTCGTCATTCGAAGACTGGCTGGCGGCGCGCGCGGGCATCGAACGCGCGCCGGAAAAGCACTCCGTCCCGCCCATGTTCACGCCGTTCAAACTGCGCGGCGTGACATTGAAGAACCGTGTCGTCGTCTCGCCGATGGCGCAGTATTCAGCCGTCGACGGCATCGCTGGCGACTATCACCTGATGCATCTCGGCGCGCGCGCCATGGGTGGCGCGGCGCTCGTGATGACCGAGATGACGTGCGTGTCGCCCGAGGCGCGCATCACGCCGGGATGCCCCGGCATGTACGCGCCCGAGCATCTCGCCGCGTGGCGCCGCATCGTGCAGTTCGTGCACGGGCAATCCGATGCGAAGATCGGCATGCAGCTCGGTCACGCGGGCGCGAAGGCTTCGACGCGCGTCAGTTGGGAAGGCATCGATCAGCCCTTGCCCGATGACAACTGGCCGTTGGTGTCGGCATCGCCGCAGCAATACCTGGCCGGCGTGAGCCAATGGTCGCGCGAAGCGACGCATGCAGAGTTGCGCGAGATCGAAACGCAATTCGTGCGCGCAACGGAAATGGCCGCTGAAGCGGGCTTCGACTGGCTCGAACTGCACTGCGCGCACGGCTATTTCCTGTCGAGTTTTCTCTCGCCGCTCACCAATCATCGCACCGACGAATACGGTGGCTCGCTTGCGAATCGCCTGCGCTATCCGCTTGAAGTGTTCGCCGCGATGCGCAAGGTGTGGCCGCAGGACAAGCCGATGTCGGTGCGCATCTCCGCGCACGACTGGGTCGACGGTGGCACGACACCCGACGACGCCGTCGAGATCGCACGCGCGTTCAAGGCGGCGGGCGCGGACATGATCGACGTGTCGTCGGGTCAGGTCAGCAAGGAAGAAAAGCCAGTATTTGGACGTATGTTCCAGACGCCGTTCGCCGATCGCATCCGCAACGAGGCGGGCATCGCGACGATCGCAGTCGGCGCGATCTCCGAGGCGGATCACGTGAACAGCATCATCGCAGCAGGCCGAGCGGACTTGTGCGCGGTCGCGCGTCCGCATCTGGCGAATCCGTCGTGGACGCTGAACGAAGCAGCGAAGATCGGCTACTTCGACGTCAACTGGCCGAAGCAATACACGGCGGCCAAGTCGCAGCTCGAACGCAATTACGAACGCGAGCGTGCGCAGGCCGCCGAGAATGCGCGGCTTTCACCGATCGAACGCGCGCAACGCGCGGAAGGAACGGTTTGA
- a CDS encoding TonB-dependent receptor, producing the protein MKILKSDHHALSIHRLSRYQSVLGAALLISVGLALSTAPSRAHAQDAVAADATLPTVSVKASADNDGAQADKISAGALGTLKQVDTPFSTHVVTSEEAQDLFANTANDLFQYDPAVSITSTNAIGENSMFNVRGLPIDTLNSIKVDGQSFPSWDTDLALEPFEQVELLKGLSGFMYGFGSPGGIVNYVLKRPTDTPYRSFSVGYQSAGVFSEKLDVGGRFGKDDRFGYRFNLVNEEGNTAEANGHLRRQVASAALDFRITPDLTWTVDAFYTKRKQEGTIFGLMFGSDAGGIPDASKVTHNLSQPQNYYQVEMASFGTGLDYRLSENWHASVKYRFAKENRTNSDSLLYVYNTAGDYSNTLYAAMTRYFYQNVDAMVEGKFNTGSIKHNVVFGAGYQSQVTEYDNSEGWNDGYSLGVGNIYSSTFLTNADVHIGENLYKQSRTTQAAIYASDTVQFTPRISALLGLRYTQFHQFTYDPTGATTANYSASPVTPTVALMYKTDPYSTLYVSYVQSLEQGGSAANTNLNYPATFGPLRSKQYEVGFKTDRSKWGANLALFRVDQGYYYTNSANIFVQDGTKRYTGVDASGWLQLASDWRVMGGVMWLDTKAVDIDDPTIEGKRVYGAPRWTVTGRVEYNPSYMRRLTLAFGGRYVSDMAVDAANTQFVPAYTVFDLSGKYETRIAGKEVTFRAGINNLLNRRYWTTAWGYYVSPSATRTAVASATMQF; encoded by the coding sequence ATGAAGATTCTGAAGTCTGACCACCACGCGCTTTCTATTCACCGTCTTTCCCGTTACCAGTCCGTTCTCGGCGCGGCGCTGCTCATCAGCGTCGGGCTTGCGCTATCGACTGCACCGTCGCGCGCTCACGCGCAGGACGCCGTCGCCGCAGACGCGACGCTTCCAACCGTCAGCGTAAAAGCGTCGGCTGATAACGATGGGGCGCAGGCCGACAAGATCAGTGCTGGCGCGCTCGGCACGCTCAAGCAGGTCGACACGCCGTTTTCGACGCACGTCGTGACAAGCGAAGAGGCGCAGGATCTGTTCGCGAACACGGCCAACGACCTGTTCCAGTACGACCCGGCCGTGTCGATCACGAGCACCAACGCCATCGGCGAAAACTCGATGTTCAACGTGCGAGGCCTGCCGATCGACACGCTCAACAGCATCAAGGTCGATGGTCAGAGCTTCCCCTCGTGGGACACTGATCTCGCACTCGAGCCGTTCGAGCAGGTGGAACTGCTGAAAGGGCTATCCGGCTTCATGTACGGATTTGGCTCGCCGGGCGGTATCGTCAATTACGTACTGAAGCGTCCGACCGATACGCCGTATCGCAGCTTCTCGGTGGGCTATCAGTCGGCGGGTGTGTTCAGCGAAAAACTCGACGTCGGCGGCCGCTTCGGCAAGGACGACCGGTTCGGCTACCGCTTCAACCTCGTCAACGAAGAAGGCAATACGGCCGAGGCAAATGGTCATCTGCGACGCCAGGTGGCGTCAGCGGCGCTGGACTTCCGCATTACGCCGGACCTGACCTGGACGGTGGACGCGTTCTACACGAAACGCAAGCAGGAAGGCACGATCTTCGGCCTGATGTTCGGCTCGGACGCGGGCGGCATTCCTGACGCGAGCAAGGTGACGCACAATCTGTCGCAGCCGCAGAACTACTACCAGGTTGAAATGGCGTCGTTCGGAACCGGTCTCGACTATCGGCTCTCCGAGAACTGGCACGCGAGCGTGAAGTACCGCTTCGCGAAGGAAAACCGCACGAACTCGGACAGTCTGCTGTACGTGTACAACACGGCGGGCGACTACTCCAACACGCTGTATGCGGCGATGACGCGATACTTCTACCAGAACGTCGACGCGATGGTGGAAGGCAAGTTCAACACGGGCAGCATCAAGCACAATGTCGTCTTCGGTGCGGGATATCAATCGCAGGTCACCGAGTACGACAATAGCGAAGGCTGGAACGACGGGTACAGCCTCGGCGTCGGCAACATCTATAGCAGCACGTTCCTGACCAATGCCGACGTGCATATCGGCGAGAACCTCTACAAACAGTCCCGCACGACTCAGGCCGCTATCTACGCGAGCGACACCGTGCAGTTCACGCCGCGCATTTCGGCGTTGCTCGGCTTGCGGTACACGCAGTTCCATCAGTTCACGTACGATCCGACGGGCGCAACTACCGCGAATTACAGCGCGTCTCCCGTCACGCCGACTGTGGCGCTGATGTACAAGACGGACCCGTATTCGACGCTGTATGTCAGCTATGTCCAGTCGCTGGAGCAAGGCGGTTCGGCTGCGAACACCAACCTCAACTACCCGGCGACGTTTGGTCCGCTGCGCAGCAAGCAGTACGAAGTGGGCTTTAAGACGGATCGCAGCAAGTGGGGCGCGAATCTGGCGCTGTTCCGCGTAGACCAGGGCTACTACTACACCAACTCGGCCAACATCTTCGTGCAGGACGGCACCAAGCGTTATACGGGCGTCGATGCGAGCGGCTGGCTTCAGCTTGCCAGCGACTGGCGCGTGATGGGTGGCGTGATGTGGCTCGATACCAAGGCCGTCGATATCGACGATCCGACCATCGAGGGCAAGCGCGTCTACGGGGCGCCGCGATGGACGGTGACGGGCCGTGTCGAATACAACCCGTCGTACATGCGTCGCCTTACGCTGGCGTTCGGTGGCCGCTACGTCAGTGATATGGCCGTGGATGCTGCCAACACGCAATTCGTACCGGCATATACGGTGTTCGATCTGAGCGGCAAGTATGAAACGCGTATTGCGGGGAAAGAGGTGACGTTCCGCGCGGGTATCAACAACCTCTTGAATCGCCGTTACTGGACGACCGCGTGGGGCTACTACGTCAGCCCGTCCGCGACGCGTACGGCAGTGGCTAGCGCAACAATGCAATTCTAA
- a CDS encoding DUF4148 domain-containing protein, protein MKTSITIAMLTAALLAPAISYAKIDSNDSTTRAEVTAQIAQAEKDGTLHQSKVHYPDYNASASTAARQSASDYGTMPLNYSQSGSPAKGMSDSTLFEHH, encoded by the coding sequence ATGAAAACCTCAATCACCATCGCGATGCTGACTGCCGCCCTTTTGGCGCCCGCAATCTCGTATGCGAAGATCGATTCGAATGACAGTACGACGCGTGCCGAAGTCACGGCGCAGATTGCGCAGGCCGAGAAAGACGGCACGCTGCATCAATCGAAGGTGCACTATCCCGACTACAACGCAAGCGCGTCCACCGCGGCACGGCAATCGGCGAGCGATTACGGAACGATGCCGTTGAATTATTCGCAATCGGGATCGCCGGCGAAAGGCATGAGCGATAGCACGCTATTCGAACATCATTGA